From a single Pseudomonas sp. A34-9 genomic region:
- a CDS encoding PTS fructose-like transporter subunit IIB, translating to MKLAIVTACPNGMVTSVLCARLLDAAAQRQGWSTSVEVVDAAHPERELSAATIEAAEWVLLVATGAVDMTRFVGKRVFQIAPAQALQDVEAVLRRGAEEAEVYLASEVQPATEAPRAPRLVAITACPTGVAHTFMAAEALQQTAKRLGYDLQVETQGSVGAKTPLSAAAIADADVVLLAADIEVTTERFAGKKIYRCGTGIALKQSEATLKKALAEAVVENAAGDGKAPAKQEKTGVYKHLLTGVSFMLPMVVAGGLMIALSFVFGITAFKEEGTLAAALMQIGGETAFKLMVPLLAGYIAYSIADRPGLAPGMIGGLLASTLGAGFIGGIVAGFIAGYAAKAISRYVVLPQSLEALKPILIIPLFASLFTGLVMIYVVGKPVAGMLGALTHFLDSMGTTNAILLGVLLGGMMCVDLGGPINKAAYAFSVGLLASQSYAPMAATMAAGMVPPIGLGIATFIARRKFAQTEREAGKAALVLGLCFISEGAIPFAAKDPLRVIPASIAGGALTGALSMYFGCKLMAPHGGLFVLAIPNAINHALLYLLAIVAGSLLTAVVYATVKRPEAVELALEPAKA from the coding sequence ATGAAATTAGCCATTGTTACGGCTTGCCCGAACGGCATGGTCACCAGTGTGCTGTGCGCGCGACTGCTCGATGCGGCGGCGCAGCGTCAGGGCTGGAGCACCAGCGTTGAAGTGGTCGATGCGGCGCACCCGGAACGTGAATTGTCGGCGGCGACCATTGAGGCGGCCGAGTGGGTTTTGCTAGTCGCCACAGGCGCGGTCGACATGACGCGTTTTGTCGGTAAACGGGTTTTCCAGATTGCCCCGGCGCAGGCGCTGCAGGATGTTGAAGCGGTGCTGCGTCGTGGTGCTGAAGAGGCAGAGGTTTACCTCGCCAGTGAGGTTCAACCGGCGACGGAGGCGCCGCGTGCACCACGCCTCGTCGCCATCACCGCGTGCCCGACCGGTGTCGCGCACACCTTCATGGCCGCCGAAGCCCTGCAGCAGACGGCCAAGCGTCTGGGTTACGACCTTCAGGTCGAAACCCAAGGCTCGGTGGGCGCGAAAACCCCGTTGAGCGCAGCGGCGATTGCCGACGCTGACGTGGTGTTGCTGGCCGCGGACATCGAAGTCACCACCGAGCGTTTCGCCGGCAAGAAAATCTATCGTTGCGGCACCGGGATTGCGTTGAAGCAGTCCGAAGCCACGCTGAAAAAAGCCTTGGCCGAAGCGGTTGTGGAAAACGCTGCGGGCGACGGCAAGGCCCCGGCCAAGCAGGAGAAAACCGGCGTCTACAAACACCTGCTGACCGGTGTGTCGTTCATGCTGCCGATGGTGGTGGCGGGCGGTTTGATGATCGCGCTGTCGTTTGTGTTCGGCATCACCGCGTTCAAGGAAGAAGGCACGCTGGCCGCTGCGCTGATGCAGATCGGCGGCGAGACCGCGTTCAAATTGATGGTGCCGCTGCTGGCCGGTTACATCGCCTATTCGATCGCCGACCGTCCGGGCCTGGCGCCGGGGATGATAGGTGGATTGCTGGCGAGCACCTTGGGTGCCGGGTTCATCGGCGGCATCGTCGCCGGGTTTATCGCCGGTTACGCGGCGAAGGCAATCAGCCGTTATGTTGTCTTGCCGCAAAGTCTTGAGGCGCTGAAACCGATTCTGATCATCCCGTTGTTCGCCAGTTTGTTTACCGGCCTGGTGATGATTTACGTGGTCGGCAAACCGGTCGCGGGCATGCTCGGGGCGCTCACGCATTTCCTCGACAGCATGGGCACCACCAACGCGATTCTGCTCGGTGTGCTGCTCGGCGGCATGATGTGCGTCGACCTCGGCGGGCCGATCAACAAAGCCGCGTATGCGTTCTCGGTGGGGCTGCTGGCGTCGCAGAGTTATGCGCCGATGGCGGCGACCATGGCGGCGGGCATGGTGCCGCCGATTGGCCTGGGTATCGCTACGTTTATTGCACGACGCAAGTTCGCCCAGACCGAGCGAGAGGCCGGTAAAGCGGCGCTGGTGCTGGGGCTGTGCTTTATCTCCGAAGGCGCGATTCCGTTTGCCGCGAAAGACCCGTTGCGGGTGATTCCGGCGAGCATTGCCGGTGGTGCGTTGACCGGTGCGTTGTCGATGTACTTCGGCTGCAAACTGATGGCGCCGCATGGTGGCTTGTTCGTGTTGGCGATTCCGAATGCGATCAACCATGCGTTGTTGTATTTGCTGGCGATTGTGGCGGGGAGTTTGTTGACCGCTGTGGTCTATGCAACGGTCAAACGCCCAGAGGCCGTCGAGCTGGCGCTGGAACCGGCCAAGGCCTGA
- a CDS encoding alkaline phosphatase D family protein translates to MSDFNPGRRRVVQGIGAGLLMPGLAPAVIASVKDRPQLTDGVQSGDLQGDRAMIWSRSDRPAHMVVEWDTRSQFRHPRRLVSALADARTDFTARVELTGLPADQAIFYRVYFKDARTGVASEPWLGHLRSAPTARRNIRFVWSGDTVGQGFGINPDIGGMRIYEAMRLRLPDFFIHSGDTIYADGPVPAQLTTEGGRIWRNLTTEAKSKVAQTLDDYRGNYRYNLMDENIRRFNAEVPQIWQWDDHEVVNNWSPGKQLDERYQEKDIHTLVGRARKAWLEYSPMRLQAADGGGRIYRKLSYGPMLDVFVLDMRSYRGANDDNLGAAKAFLGREQLDWLKRGLKKSKAQWKVIAADMPIGLGVPDGEVSPGVPRWEAVANGDPGPAQGRELEVAELLGYLRAQQVRNFVFLTADVHYCAAHHYHPDRAAFQDFEPFWEFVAGPLNAGSFGPNPLDKTFGPEVVFEKAPAVQNSSPFAGFQFFGEVNIEGQSGEMSVVLRDLNGVAVFEKKLQPV, encoded by the coding sequence ATGAGCGATTTCAACCCCGGTCGCCGGCGTGTCGTGCAAGGTATCGGTGCCGGTCTGCTGATGCCGGGGCTGGCGCCGGCGGTGATTGCGTCGGTCAAGGATCGGCCACAACTGACCGACGGCGTGCAGTCCGGCGACCTGCAAGGCGACCGCGCGATGATCTGGAGCCGTAGCGATCGCCCGGCGCATATGGTGGTCGAGTGGGACACCCGCAGCCAGTTTCGCCATCCGCGTCGGCTGGTCTCGGCGCTGGCCGATGCGCGAACAGACTTCACCGCCCGCGTCGAACTCACCGGACTGCCCGCCGATCAGGCGATTTTCTACCGCGTATATTTCAAAGACGCCCGCACCGGCGTCGCCAGCGAACCGTGGCTGGGCCACCTGCGAAGCGCTCCGACGGCGCGGCGCAATATTCGTTTCGTCTGGAGCGGCGACACCGTCGGCCAGGGTTTCGGCATCAACCCGGACATCGGCGGCATGCGCATCTACGAAGCCATGCGTCTGCGCCTTCCGGACTTCTTTATCCACAGCGGCGACACCATCTACGCTGACGGCCCGGTGCCCGCGCAGCTCACCACCGAAGGTGGGCGCATCTGGCGCAACCTCACCACCGAAGCCAAGAGCAAAGTCGCGCAGACCCTCGACGACTATCGCGGCAACTACCGCTACAACCTGATGGACGAAAACATCCGCCGCTTCAACGCCGAAGTGCCGCAGATCTGGCAGTGGGACGACCATGAAGTGGTCAACAACTGGTCGCCGGGCAAGCAACTCGACGAGCGTTATCAGGAGAAAGATATCCACACCCTGGTCGGCCGTGCACGCAAGGCCTGGCTGGAATATTCACCGATGCGTTTGCAGGCTGCCGACGGTGGCGGACGGATTTATCGCAAGTTGAGTTACGGGCCGATGCTCGATGTGTTCGTGCTCGACATGCGCAGTTATCGCGGCGCCAATGACGACAACCTCGGCGCGGCGAAAGCCTTTCTGGGGCGTGAGCAACTGGACTGGCTCAAGCGCGGCTTGAAGAAATCCAAAGCCCAATGGAAAGTCATTGCCGCCGATATGCCGATCGGTCTTGGCGTGCCGGATGGCGAGGTCAGCCCGGGTGTCCCGCGTTGGGAAGCGGTGGCCAATGGTGATCCGGGACCGGCGCAGGGGCGCGAGCTGGAAGTCGCTGAACTGCTCGGCTACCTGCGCGCGCAACAGGTGCGCAATTTCGTCTTTCTGACCGCCGATGTGCATTACTGCGCGGCGCATCACTATCACCCGGATCGCGCGGCGTTTCAGGATTTCGAACCGTTCTGGGAGTTTGTCGCCGGGCCGTTGAACGCCGGGAGTTTCGGGCCTAATCCACTGGATAAGACTTTTGGCCCGGAGGTGGTGTTCGAGAAGGCGCCAGCGGTGCAGAACAGTTCACCGTTTGCCGGGTTCCAGTTTTTTGGCGAGGTGAATATTGAAGGGCAGAGCGGGGAGATGAGTGTGGTGTTGCGGGATTTGAATGGGGTGGCGGTGTTCGAGAAAAAACTGCAACCAGTCTGA
- a CDS encoding sulfite reductase flavoprotein subunit alpha, with product MLKKTLFQLHWFFGITAGLVLALMGITGAAYSFQDEILRAMNPSVLQVDKQVAGVLPPVELVERIEATSGKKVSMLWVETDSGNAARVFFTPPKGERRGEMRYFDPYTGEFMGDAVGQDFFGLMLQLHRFLAMGDTGRNITGACTLILLFFCLSGLYLRWPRQWNSWRVWLTLDWKKKGRAFNWDLHSVAGTWCLLVYLLLALTGLSWSYEWYNKGLTKLLSDAPQNERVRGGRGPAPEGPAPTADYAAMWSSIYSAAGPGLAAYNIRMPAVAGQPATVFYLLDSSPHDRALNQITLDPATGIVKRVDRYADKSFKAQLLTSIYALHVGSYFGLVGRIIITLAAVCMPLFFITGWLLYLDRRRKKKQIKDARKDLAQPAGGASAWLIGFASQSGFAEQLAWQTAGQLQAAGLPVKVQPLANVSEQDLRESNNALFVVSTFGDGEAPDSARGFERKVLSKAATLDSLNYSVLGLGDRQYQHFCGFAKRLHQWLSEHGGKTLFAPVEVDSGDPYALRHWQTQLGLLTGQAPVDTWQAPSYDNWTLLRRELMNPDSSGSPVYLLGLSAPNTSSWLAGDLVEVLPRNCPWVIEHFLDGLGIRGETTVKINGLDEPLEVALASRQLPEHRAHLVGLHAQSLVDAMVPLAMREYSIASIAADGVLELIVRQEQHSDGSLGIGSGWLTEHAPVGGSISLRVRRNSGFHLPNAPLPMILIGNGTGLAGLRSLLKARIADGQQRQWLLFGERNREHDFLCRAELEEWLINGDLERLDLAFSRDQAEKVYVQDRLRESADELKKWLADGAVIYICGSLQGMASGVDQVLNDILGSAEVERLIEQGRYRRDVY from the coding sequence GTGTTGAAGAAAACCCTGTTCCAGTTGCACTGGTTTTTTGGCATCACCGCAGGCCTGGTGCTGGCGTTGATGGGCATCACCGGCGCGGCCTATTCGTTTCAGGACGAAATCCTGCGGGCCATGAATCCGTCGGTTCTGCAGGTAGACAAACAGGTCGCCGGGGTCTTGCCACCGGTCGAACTGGTCGAGCGCATCGAAGCCACGTCCGGTAAAAAAGTCTCGATGCTCTGGGTCGAGACCGACAGCGGCAACGCTGCGCGCGTGTTCTTCACCCCGCCCAAAGGCGAGCGGCGCGGTGAGATGCGCTACTTCGATCCGTACACCGGCGAGTTCATGGGCGATGCCGTCGGCCAGGATTTCTTCGGCCTGATGCTGCAACTGCACCGCTTCCTCGCCATGGGCGATACCGGGCGCAATATCACCGGTGCCTGCACGCTAATCCTGCTGTTTTTCTGCCTCTCCGGTCTGTATTTGCGCTGGCCGCGCCAGTGGAACAGCTGGCGCGTGTGGCTGACCCTCGACTGGAAGAAAAAGGGCCGCGCCTTCAACTGGGATCTGCATTCGGTGGCCGGCACCTGGTGTCTGCTGGTGTATCTGCTGCTGGCGCTGACCGGGTTGTCGTGGTCGTACGAGTGGTACAACAAAGGCCTGACCAAGCTGCTTTCCGATGCACCGCAAAACGAGCGCGTGCGCGGTGGTCGCGGTCCGGCGCCAGAAGGTCCGGCGCCCACCGCCGATTACGCAGCGATGTGGAGCAGCATCTACAGCGCTGCCGGTCCGGGTCTGGCCGCCTACAACATCCGCATGCCGGCCGTCGCGGGCCAACCGGCGACCGTGTTCTACCTGCTCGACAGCTCGCCGCATGATCGCGCGCTGAACCAGATCACCCTCGACCCGGCCACTGGCATCGTCAAACGCGTTGACCGCTACGCCGACAAGAGCTTCAAGGCGCAACTGCTGACCAGTATTTATGCGCTGCACGTCGGCAGCTATTTCGGTCTCGTCGGGCGGATCATCATCACGCTCGCAGCGGTGTGCATGCCGTTGTTCTTCATCACCGGATGGCTGCTGTACCTCGATCGTCGGCGCAAGAAGAAACAGATCAAGGACGCACGCAAAGACCTCGCGCAACCGGCCGGCGGTGCCTCGGCATGGCTGATCGGTTTTGCCAGCCAGAGTGGTTTTGCCGAGCAACTGGCGTGGCAGACCGCCGGCCAATTGCAGGCCGCCGGACTGCCGGTGAAAGTGCAGCCGCTGGCGAATGTCAGCGAGCAGGATTTGCGTGAATCGAACAACGCACTGTTCGTGGTCAGCACGTTTGGCGACGGCGAAGCACCGGACAGCGCGCGTGGGTTCGAACGCAAAGTGCTGTCCAAAGCGGCAACCCTCGACAGCCTGAATTACTCGGTGCTCGGCCTGGGTGATCGTCAATATCAGCACTTCTGTGGTTTCGCCAAACGCCTGCATCAATGGTTGAGCGAACACGGCGGCAAGACCCTTTTCGCGCCGGTGGAAGTCGACAGTGGCGATCCGTACGCGCTGCGCCATTGGCAGACTCAACTGGGACTGCTCACCGGGCAAGCCCCCGTCGATACCTGGCAAGCGCCGAGCTACGATAACTGGACGCTGCTGCGCCGCGAGTTGATGAACCCGGACAGCAGCGGTTCGCCGGTTTATCTGCTGGGGCTGAGCGCTCCGAACACCAGCAGTTGGCTGGCCGGCGACTTGGTCGAAGTGCTGCCGCGCAACTGCCCGTGGGTCATCGAGCACTTCCTCGACGGTCTCGGCATTCGCGGCGAGACCACGGTGAAAATCAACGGCCTTGATGAACCGCTGGAAGTGGCACTGGCTTCGCGTCAGTTGCCCGAGCACCGCGCGCATCTGGTCGGTTTGCATGCGCAATCGCTGGTCGATGCGATGGTGCCGCTGGCCATGCGCGAATACTCGATCGCCTCGATTGCCGCCGACGGCGTGCTGGAGTTGATCGTGCGTCAGGAGCAGCACTCGGACGGCAGCCTGGGCATCGGTTCCGGCTGGCTGACTGAGCATGCGCCAGTGGGCGGCAGCATCAGCTTGCGGGTGCGGCGCAACAGTGGTTTCCATCTGCCAAACGCACCGCTGCCGATGATTCTGATCGGCAACGGCACCGGTCTCGCTGGCTTGCGCAGCTTGCTCAAGGCGCGGATTGCCGATGGCCAACAGCGCCAGTGGTTGCTGTTTGGCGAGCGCAATCGCGAGCACGACTTCCTCTGCCGTGCGGAGCTGGAAGAATGGTTGATCAATGGGGATCTGGAACGGCTGGATCTGGCGTTTTCGCGGGATCAGGCAGAGAAGGTTTATGTGCAGGATCGCTTGCGTGAGTCGGCCGATGAACTGAAAAAATGGCTGGCAGACGGTGCGGTGATTTACATCTGCGGCAGCCTGCAAGGCATGGCCTCGGGTGTGGATCAGGTGCTCAACGACATCCTCGGCAGCGCTGAAGTCGAGCGGTTGATTGAGCAAGGCCGCTATCGGCGTGATGTTTATTAA
- a CDS encoding TonB-dependent siderophore receptor gives MARQHAQLPVSSPRLLASAIGVAITAGSAGQMVFAAEKTDSKAAGNAIALDATSITGQAQDSTSYQVEKASSPKYTAPLVDTPRSVTVIPQQVLKDTGALNMQDALRTVPGITFGAGEGGNPQGDRPFIRGFDAQGDTYLDGVRDTGSQSREIFAVENIEVSKGPNSAIGGRGAAGGSINLVSKKAHLGNSFDGGFTWGSDQTQRYTLDGNYQFSDTAAGRLNLMSHESNVAGRDKVDYDRWGIAPSLAFGLGTDTRVNLDYYHLESNDTPDSGIPYTIPAGGSAARTKSNPDKPYAGGDHSNFYGLDRDFRKGRTDTATFAIEHDLSDSLTIKNTLRHGTSMQDYILTQPDDSKGNVNNGSLWRRANTRVSNTETTTNQTDLFGNFYVAGFKNSFSTGVEYTREESQKSSYNVNTDTTPRTSAATTNCTPSMIGASSGYNCTSLSNPNPNDPWNGAISRNYAGTDTQANTYALYVFDTLELNEQWLVNMGLRYDHFDTDYKTYNAAGTTTSKGDDTSEFVTGQFGVVYKPAENGSIYASFATSATPPGNTLGEGQEGNPLGGTPDRSGNLLSSDMEPETTKNYEIGTKWDLLNDRLSLTADIFRTEKENARVQVDTTSYENAGKTRVQGIELSASGKITDKWQVFAGYAFMDSEQVDGGDLPANKANNGNELPNTPKNSASLWTTYQVTPKLTIGGGAFYVDDVYGSVANTTMVDSYVRYDAMAAYKLTKNVDLQLNVQNLTNETYYDKAFSTHFANQAAGRTALLSTNFHF, from the coding sequence ATGGCACGTCAACACGCACAATTACCGGTCAGTTCACCACGCCTGCTCGCTTCTGCAATCGGTGTGGCAATCACCGCCGGCTCCGCTGGCCAGATGGTCTTCGCCGCGGAAAAAACCGACAGCAAAGCCGCCGGCAATGCCATCGCCCTGGACGCCACCTCGATCACTGGCCAGGCCCAGGACTCGACGTCCTACCAGGTCGAGAAAGCCTCCTCGCCCAAGTACACCGCGCCGCTGGTCGACACGCCGCGCTCGGTCACCGTTATTCCGCAACAGGTGCTCAAAGACACCGGCGCCCTGAACATGCAGGACGCGCTGCGCACCGTGCCGGGCATCACCTTCGGCGCCGGTGAGGGCGGCAACCCACAGGGCGACCGTCCATTCATCCGCGGTTTCGACGCCCAGGGCGACACCTACCTCGACGGCGTGCGCGACACCGGTTCGCAGAGCCGCGAAATCTTCGCCGTGGAAAACATCGAAGTCAGCAAGGGCCCGAACTCCGCCATCGGCGGTCGTGGCGCAGCGGGCGGCAGCATCAACCTGGTGAGCAAGAAAGCGCACCTGGGTAACTCGTTCGACGGTGGTTTCACCTGGGGCTCCGACCAGACTCAGCGTTACACCCTCGACGGCAACTACCAGTTCAGCGACACCGCGGCTGGCCGTCTGAACCTGATGAGCCACGAGAGCAACGTCGCCGGTCGCGACAAAGTCGACTACGACCGCTGGGGCATCGCGCCTTCCCTGGCGTTTGGCCTGGGCACCGACACCCGCGTCAACCTCGATTACTACCATCTCGAAAGCAACGACACGCCGGATTCGGGCATCCCTTACACCATCCCGGCCGGCGGTTCGGCTGCACGCACCAAGTCCAACCCGGACAAGCCCTACGCCGGCGGCGATCACAGCAATTTCTACGGTCTGGATCGCGACTTCCGCAAGGGCCGCACCGACACCGCGACCTTCGCCATCGAACATGACCTGAGCGACTCGCTGACGATCAAGAACACCCTGCGCCATGGCACCAGCATGCAGGATTACATCCTGACCCAGCCGGACGACAGCAAGGGCAACGTCAACAATGGCAGTCTCTGGCGCCGGGCGAATACCCGCGTAAGCAACACCGAGACCACCACCAACCAGACTGACCTGTTCGGCAACTTCTACGTCGCCGGCTTCAAGAACAGCTTCTCCACCGGCGTTGAATACACCCGTGAGGAAAGCCAGAAGTCTTCGTACAACGTCAATACCGACACCACGCCGCGCACCAGCGCCGCGACCACCAACTGCACCCCGTCGATGATCGGCGCCTCGAGCGGCTACAACTGCACCTCGCTGTCGAACCCGAATCCGAACGATCCGTGGAACGGCGCGATCTCGCGTAATTACGCCGGCACTGATACCCAGGCCAACACCTACGCGCTGTATGTGTTCGATACGCTGGAGTTGAACGAGCAGTGGCTGGTGAACATGGGCCTGCGTTACGACCACTTCGACACCGACTACAAGACCTACAACGCTGCCGGCACCACCACGTCCAAGGGTGATGACACCAGCGAGTTCGTCACCGGGCAGTTCGGCGTCGTCTACAAGCCTGCGGAAAACGGCAGCATCTACGCCTCCTTCGCCACCTCGGCCACGCCACCGGGCAACACCCTGGGCGAAGGTCAGGAAGGCAACCCGCTGGGCGGCACCCCGGATCGCAGCGGCAACCTGCTGAGCAGCGACATGGAGCCGGAAACCACCAAGAACTATGAAATCGGCACCAAGTGGGATCTGCTCAATGATCGCCTGTCGCTGACCGCCGACATCTTCCGCACCGAGAAAGAAAACGCGCGTGTGCAAGTCGACACCACCTCGTACGAAAACGCCGGCAAGACCCGTGTACAAGGTATCGAGTTGTCGGCCAGCGGCAAGATCACCGACAAGTGGCAAGTGTTCGCCGGTTACGCATTCATGGACAGCGAACAGGTTGACGGTGGTGACCTGCCGGCCAACAAGGCCAACAACGGCAACGAACTGCCGAACACGCCGAAAAACAGCGCCAGCCTGTGGACCACTTATCAGGTCACGCCGAAGCTGACCATCGGTGGCGGTGCGTTCTACGTCGACGACGTGTACGGCAGCGTGGCCAACACCACCATGGTCGATTCGTATGTTCGCTACGACGCGATGGCGGCGTACAAGCTGACCAAGAATGTCGACCTGCAACTCAACGTGCAGAACCTGACCAACGAAACCTACTACGACAAAGCCTTCTCGACCCACTTCGCCAACCAGGCGGCGGGCCGTACGGCGCTGTTGAGCACCAACTTCCACTTCTAA
- a CDS encoding Fe2+-dependent dioxygenase, which translates to MLLHIPGLFAKDEVQRIREALEQADWADGKITAGFQSAKAKHNLQLPEGHPLAKEIGAAMLERLWKNPLFMSAALPHKVFPPLVNCYTAGGSFDFHIDNAVRQPKGSIERVRTDLSATLFFSEPEDYDGGELEIQDTYGTQQVKLPAGDMVLYPGTSLHKVNAVTRGARYASFFWTQSLVREDSQRALLFEMDGAIQQLTHDMPDHPSLIRLTGTYHNLLRRWVEV; encoded by the coding sequence ATGCTGTTGCACATCCCCGGTCTGTTCGCAAAAGACGAAGTGCAGCGCATCCGCGAGGCGCTGGAGCAGGCCGATTGGGCCGATGGCAAGATCACCGCCGGCTTTCAATCGGCCAAGGCCAAGCACAATCTGCAACTGCCCGAAGGCCATCCGCTGGCGAAGGAGATCGGCGCGGCGATGCTTGAGCGGCTGTGGAAAAATCCACTGTTCATGTCCGCTGCGCTGCCGCACAAAGTGTTTCCGCCGTTGGTGAACTGTTACACGGCCGGTGGCAGTTTCGACTTCCACATCGACAACGCCGTGCGCCAGCCCAAGGGCAGCATCGAGCGCGTGCGCACTGATTTGTCGGCGACTCTGTTTTTCAGCGAGCCTGAGGATTACGACGGCGGCGAACTGGAAATCCAGGACACCTACGGTACTCAACAGGTGAAGTTGCCCGCCGGCGACATGGTGCTGTACCCGGGCACCAGCCTGCACAAGGTCAATGCGGTCACTCGCGGCGCGCGTTATGCGTCGTTCTTCTGGACGCAAAGTCTGGTGCGCGAAGACAGTCAGCGCGCGTTGCTGTTCGAGATGGACGGCGCGATTCAGCAACTTACCCATGACATGCCAGATCACCCGTCGCTGATCCGCCTCACCGGCACGTATCACAACTTGCTGCGTCGCTGGGTCGAGGTATGA
- a CDS encoding tetratricopeptide repeat protein — protein sequence MSFQLRREEVLDASGLAAMLEEGPARAAQAILLAAGEGEVEAQALLGQILLDGRGIAQDQPLALRWFGIAAGRGHLMARNMLGRCHEHGWGVAADGAIAAQHYQIAAEAGLDWAMYNFANLLATGRGVAVDHLQAFTLYRRAAELGHAKSMNLLGRYLEEGQVCPADPSAARDWYRRSAEGGDFRGQFSFAAVLAGEGRIDEAVMWLEKALAGGNLNFLRVASQTLSSATDPRIQGMAAQFAHRCTDLQRV from the coding sequence ATGAGCTTTCAACTGCGTCGCGAGGAGGTCCTCGACGCCTCGGGGCTGGCGGCGATGCTCGAAGAAGGTCCGGCTCGGGCAGCGCAGGCAATTCTGCTCGCGGCGGGTGAGGGCGAAGTCGAAGCGCAGGCGTTGCTCGGGCAGATTCTTCTCGACGGCCGAGGCATCGCGCAGGATCAACCGCTGGCGCTGCGTTGGTTCGGCATCGCCGCTGGGCGCGGGCATCTGATGGCGCGCAACATGCTCGGTCGTTGTCATGAGCATGGTTGGGGCGTTGCGGCGGATGGGGCGATTGCCGCGCAGCATTATCAAATCGCAGCGGAAGCCGGACTGGATTGGGCGATGTACAACTTTGCCAATCTGCTGGCGACCGGGCGCGGTGTGGCGGTGGATCATCTTCAGGCGTTTACGCTGTATCGACGCGCGGCTGAACTGGGCCATGCGAAATCGATGAATCTGTTGGGGCGTTACCTGGAGGAAGGGCAGGTGTGCCCGGCGGATCCCTCGGCGGCTCGCGATTGGTATCGGCGTTCGGCTGAGGGCGGGGATTTTCGCGGGCAGTTCAGTTTTGCGGCGGTGTTGGCGGGTGAAGGGCGGATTGATGAGGCCGTCATGTGGCTTGAGAAAGCCTTGGCGGGAGGCAATCTGAATTTTCTGCGGGTGGCGAGTCAGACGCTTTCAAGTGCGACAGATCCCAGAATCCAAGGGATGGCTGCTCAGTTCGCGCATCGATGCACAGACTTGCAGCGCGTCTGA